Genomic window (Alnus glutinosa chromosome 9, dhAlnGlut1.1, whole genome shotgun sequence):
CACCATCTCTCAGCGCTCTCAAATAGGCTTGCTTTGTTATGCCCTGCATGTCAGCAAAACAAAATGCATAAACTTCATTTTGGTCTTTCATTATTTGTGTTCAAAGATCCATTGAATCTAATTTATCTTGATTTATGGGCCCTGCAAATCTTTTatctttgaataataaaatatatttttttgtgtattATGTATGATTTTAGCAagtatttttggatttttcttatCACTTGCAAATTTGAAGTTTCAACCGTGTTTTCTCAATTTCAGGTCATggtgaaaaaatatttcaatcgTTCAATTAAATCAATCCAAACCGATGGTGGGGGGAATTTGTTGCCTTACAAAAAATATTGGCATTGCATGGTTTTTCACATAGAAACACTTGTTCCCCACACTCATCATCAAAGCGGTAGTGTTAAGCATAAACATAGGCAAATTGTTGATACTGGACTGTCTTTATTTGCTCAATCCCACATTCCTTTTTAGCACTGGGATTCTGCTTTTGAAATAGTTTCTTTTCTCATTAATCGTCCACCCTCAATTGTCAATCATTTTTAGTCTCCCTTTGaacttttctttcaaaaattacatttaaagtATTTGGATGTGAGTGTTAGCTTTATCTTCGACCCTATAACTCTCACAAATTTCCATTCTGTTTCAAATTTTGCGTTTTTATTAGGTACAGACGCTCTTACCACGATACAGTTCTTGGATCTTTCCATGGGTCGCATCTACATGGCTCGGCACGTCCTCTTTAACAAAACAGTCCGTTCAAACATCATCTTCTCTCATGgtgaatttattttatatatatagaaaaatttaACTAGAGTGGAAGACAAAGGCATGGAGATATTTAACATTTACAAATTAATGCCATAAATTCTagtccaaaaaaataaagatgaaatCATCAGCAATTACGGTGACAAGCAAGAGATTTGTtaatcaaaaataataatgattgaGATTTGAGAAAACCTATATGGTAAAATACgctatgaattttaaaaatccaaaaaacaatTGCAGCACAGAAAAATAGAATTGGATTACACGCATTCTTTTAAATTCATAGTAATTCCAGTCCCTCATAAATCACCCAGTCCCTCATAAATCAATTCCACCGAAAACATCTCTGCCTCATAAATTTTGCAACGTCTCTCTTAATCCAGCAGCtcctattattattatgtctACATCGTACCAGCCTTCTTCACATGTAGCTCTTGTTGCGTGTACAACTCTCCATGATGCTTCTTGTGGAGCATTAAATCTTCCTATTTTTGTGTCAGCTCAAGCCTCAAGCATAAAATGTGTACCCACTCCACAATCacgtagggttggcaattttgacacgacacgacaacccgacacgaacacgacacgaaattagcgggtttgggtctaccttaaacgggtttgggtcataaacgggtctaccCGTTTATCTCAGTTAAACAGGTCGTGtcacgggtcacccgcgggtgacctgccagacacgattaacatttaacttttttttaatttttttttaaaagaaaaaagaaaaaagaaaaagaaaaatgaaaaatgaaaaaaagggaTGGAAAATTGGGATTCGGGAATGATCTCATTTAGCACAAGaagtcaaaatttcaaaacagTAAAAACACAGATGACAAAACCGGAAAATGGGAGAAGTGAAAACCttgttcttttttggtttttctttccttcAGCCTCGTCGTGCCGCACCACCGCCCTTCTTGGTTTTTCCTTCAGCCTCGCCTCGCCGCGCCGccgccccttcttcttcctcccgcgAGGCCCAATCGGAAACTGGACCCGCtcaacgctctctctctctcagtctctgcTCTCCGGAGTCTCCGCTCGGTGCCGACCGGCGACTGCAGACATCTCTGCTCTCTGCGTCTCTCTGccgctatctctctctctctctctctctctctctctctatctcttccgCCGGGTTTGTCGGTATGTTAATaattgatttccatttttaattttttatagcaTCATTGTTGTGGGTTCTTTAGAAATTTTGGTGTTCTTGTTCAGaaatgtttttagtgtttttttcagctttgtttgtttatttgggtTCTTCATTGATGAATGATGGATCATGTTCTCTGTAAGTTGTAACAACAGTGTTTTTTTGCCCTTGTGTAACTCTTGGAGAGGTCTGATTCACATGCAGTACCTAaatgggtcaaacgggtcgtgtagACCCGtttcgaaaaataaaatattcaaaaatgttaaaattaatattaaaattacacaTCAATAAGTACACATACAACGACTTTTGAATAGTTGAataccttctttcttttccttcgcTGCTCGGGATTTGTGTTGCTCTGTTTCTTATTTCCTCCTTTTGACGACTTTTTTCCCACCACTTTTTCAACCACAGACACTTTTCTGATTGATGGTCGCGCGCCTTTAGTTCGAGCCACAAGAGGACTACACACCTCCACCTCCATACAATCCATGGCTCCATTATCGATCATAGGTGCACTTGGGAGATCTTTTGCACTTGGGAGTGATTGGGAAGGTTGACTTTGTTCACAGCTTGGACCGCtaaatttcttaattagcaTATCAACATACTTTTGCAATTCCATGCAATGGTCCACGTTTGGTGCTGCAATAGCGGCCAACTTCAGCACATTGTTGCTCAGTTCAGCATATCGATCTGCAGTAGGGTTGCCACTCAAAGGATCATAACTACTCTTGATTAACTTATATGGCCGCTTCAAATCCTTCCTCCATCGATTTAGAAAATACTTTTCGGGCAACAAATCCACATCTTCAAATGCAGTCAACACGGATATGGCATGTTTGCACAAAATTCCTCTTGATTCAAACAAACGGCAACTACAATTCACTTCACATATAGGGCCATTGTAGCAAACattaaaaacgatttttttccTATAGGATTCATTAATTTCTACCTGTTCGATCACCTGATAGGTACGAATTCCacattcactttttaaaagagAAGAACCACAATACATAATCGATGAAATCTCCTTCTGAACTTCTCTAAACTTTGCATGGGTGTAAATTTTTTGGAATTGCTTCTCAAAGGGCCAATGGCTCACACATGAAATGGTGGTATTGAAGGAATcgaaatcagcaacattctcAACCTCAACCTTCCTGCGCAAAGCGTTATCGTATTGATCCACAAATTCCTTCAATGAGGTGGACGATTGCacataaccataaaaaaaaacattcatacTCTCACTACGTTGTGTGGTAGTCATGCCGGCCCAAAATAcatcattcaaatatgttggtACCCAAAAAGTCCTTTCACTGTATAAACCACGCAGCCATGCATTCTCCTCTAGATTATAACACTCAAGCATACTCTGCCAACATGCATCAAACTCGTCACATGTATGAGAATTATACACACAATTTCTTATGGCACTCTTAATGGCATAGTATTGTGAATGTGATCCAAACTTTTCCGGAAGTTTTTTCGGTAtatgccataaacaaaatctatgaCGAGCATTCGGAAACACCTTCttaatagcatttttcatggcCCTATCTTGATCTGTAATAATTGCCCTTGGCGCACGGCCCTTCATGCATTTCAACCAtgcctcaaacaaccaaacaaatgactCCGTATCCTCACTTGAAATTAATGCCGCCCCTAAAAGAATTGATTGACCATGATGGTTTACTCCcacaaaaggagcaaatggcattTCGTATTTGTTGGTTAAGTATGTTGTGTCAAATGTAACCacatcaccaaaatcttcatatgatgccctacttcgtgcatcagcccaaaaagCATTTCTCAGCCTACACTCATCATCCACAtctatatcaaaataaaaatcatcatttactttccgcattcTATTGAAATAGTCACGAAGTGCTGCGGCACCTCCTGTACCAAGGCGAAGGCGTCTTGAGTTCGCAATATAATTgcgacactctctctctccaaatgtaAGATTCTCATAACCCCCCGCTTCAACGGCTAGTGCGTTATAAATTTTATTGGTGCGGATTCCAGCTCTATCATCTATATCAAGCTTTCTCTTCGTAGTAGGATCCAACTTCTTGTTGCACCGAAAGTATCTCGCTTTACCTGGGCTTAAGTCGTGATTATGCCCTAGATTTACATTTGTCACATACCACGATGTATCCACTAACGTTGCATTCAAAGTAGCCTGACACCCCGTTTTGCTTGTTTTGCTAGCCTTGCACAGGTTATTACTTGAACTGGATGATGCTTTGCCTCCGCGAGCACATGTCAGACTGATGTAGTGTACATCtccattttcatactttttcttcttcttttgtgtcACACCAAAGCCCGCTTGCTTTCCATAATTCCTATAATAGTCAACGACTTCCTCTATGGAGCCAAATAGCATACCGCTCTTAGGCTCCTCAATAACTTTATCTCCATCTATGAGCTTGGCCTTGGACCGACAATTATCCACAACATCATTCAATTGGTCATTAGCAACAATTTCATTTCcatctataaataaataaatatggtataaagaacccaactataaataataacatttattatgttacaaaaattaaaggtaaGCATGAAGTGTccaacataccattttgagggtccatttcaatgggcacaacatcatcaagttcAATATGTGTCAATGAACAATCATCTTCGTGTTGTGAAATCAAGTCCAATTGTGATAAATCCATTTCAAAATTTCTGTAACAAATAAAGATTCATATCAATGCATTATCATAAATCCAAATGATTAATAAATCCATTTTTTGTATCCCAAGAGCTTCAAAATCCAGATTATTTTAGAGGTTTAATTTGGGGTGATCTTTGAACATTCACTGTGTATGCTTAACTAGACAATCTTCAAAAGTCCTGTAAGTGACATTCTTTTCTGCTAAGCTCTCAAATACAAAATGTAGCATTCATTAATGCCAATCCCAAATAGTTGGGACTTGGGACTTTTGGTTGTAAATCTGCCTGTTACAAACATAACAGCAGAACTTATCcaggaaaaaataaatgctGTTTTGATTGTAAAAGGCAGAAGCAAGCTTCAATAGGTAGAGACTTAAAAACAGCTATGTAGAGGTAGCTGTATCTGAAattccaaaaatacaaaatctctTGATTGCCCAGTGTTGATCTTAGTAAAGCATCAATGATTGCCTTGATGCCGTAAAAAGTTATTCTCTAACCTCATAGTCCAactttgcaagtcagaagattgAATCCAAATATTCAGTTGAATATGTGACAATGTATCGCTCTCAATCACTTCTAGTTTTAGTTTGTCTCATATTTAAACCCTCAAGATCAATCCTATGCATCCAGTGTTAGCTTGTACCCCTTCTGGTTTCATCAACCAACacaaagcctttttttttttttttttttttttgataagtaacacaGTCATTTATATAAACCTTAAATAGCAACAAACATAAACGCTGAACCGAAAGCAGAGAAAAAAGGCCCCATACAATACAATTTAGTGTTGGAATATACCCACAGTTTCAGGCTGATATAGCAGcaatttttatgcattttcTCTAGCAATGAATCAAGCCCTAATTTCTGAGGAAGTTCAGAAGAGGAAGATTACTGAGGAAAGACCCAGATCACCAGGTAAAGCATGTTTACAGGGAAAAGAAATTCAGAAAGATAATAGGATACAGAGGCCATCAGGGATAATATCTTTTGAGGAAAGAACATACCATGGAGCAAGACTGAATGGAAGTCGACGGTGGGGGACCTCGTCGGAACCGGAAGAATGACGGTGGCTGGCTCGTGCGAAAGAACGACCGAgctcggaacggtggcgggcAGAACGACGGCGctgggctcggaacggtggtGCTGGGCGGGCTCAGAACGGTGGCGGCAGAACGACCTGggcgggctcggaacggtggcgggcAGAACGACGGCGctgggctcggaacggtggtgctgggcgggctcggaacggtggcgggcATAACGACCTGggcgggctcggaacggtggcgggcagaacgacctgggcgggctcggaacggtggcgggcAGAACGACGGTGCTGGGCTCCGAACGGTGGTCGGCGGTGGGAAGATTTtgggtagatggagagagggagggaaaatttggggggaagctcGGGGAAGAAAAGTGCGAAAATGAGAAAGACGAtctggttttgttttcaaaatttgatttttttttttttttttttttttttaataaaaaatcaaaaataaaaataaaaactgaggtggccctttccacgtaggaaagggccgggcaggggccggcaggatggcccctgcctatcattactcctgcaagcacaaaggagctaaccgccaagcctctaAAGCATGACCACCCCCAATCGCCGCCCCCCCAATTAttcagcaactccaacaccgtacgtggcataacccactcaaccccaaataaaataaggatgtagctccaaagagcctGGGCGACCTCtcagtgaagcaacaagtgatcaatagactctccactcttcttacataaacaacactaCTCAAgtcttgttaaaattttatcatctgagttcattaaataaattaacttgaatcttaaataatataatctgagtttatatgtatgtatataaatttattatgcacatacacaaattacatgtgtgcacacaaacacatataaccacacatactcacaaacacacttatgtacacacaaatctataaaattaaactcacaacaataattcaagctatatctatcatattaggaagatgattcatttttacttaagatgttcttattacaaaattaaaataatactaagaaaaaattgtaaaaatgaagttatacgagtttatacaagctttttcgagtcgagccgagtttatacgagtatgtctagtttaatattcgaacatattattgtgttcacgaacgactcatttattattcaaatcgAGACCGAATCGAGTTTAACCGAACCGAATCGAGCCGAGTTGACAAGTGGTCGAGCTCATCTTACACCCCTAATTCAATGCATTATTGAAAAATGGCAACCCTTGTCGCTCCATCACAATCTATGAATATTGTCGGTTCCGAATGggtattctatatatataagacacGTTTGGTTGCCAAAAGTTTTCAATAGCAATCTCAAGTCCATTTTGGAGAAATTAGCTTATGGTCCTGTTATCAAGCCCATAACCATTCGGACTCTCTTATCTATTGTAATGTCATTCGAATAGATTGTCAAACAAGTAGCCATcatttctagatttttttttttaattttttatttttgtccttcaaattttcaaatgtcatgtgacttttaaaattaatattagctcaaaatccaataataattatcttaaattcaatgataattttaaaatccacATTACATTTGAGAGGACAAATAGGAAACTCTAGTTCAtggaaaatcacaattttatcaaaatttaataatgatctattataaattaattgatgaatttaaaagacacatcgATCAAACAAAAAAGACCATATACGTGATGTCTAAAATTTTTACACATGTACTAGTTTTTCTTATAGTGTacgtaatgtttcttacacaacaaatatatacactttgtacaacaacactgatataaaaataattttcataataaaaatataataatattttttgcacaacgaaaaaataaataaaaatcattttcacgtaaatattattttacaaaatatatacatttattatTCAGGACTCGTATTATACACGAGTCCTCTCGTATTGGTCCCTTGAGACGAGGACTCGTGTATTCTTTTTGACTAGTCATCATTtcgggaaaaatatatattagccccccaaactaccaccatttctaCGGATGGCACCccgaactaccaacacttgcactccgaccccccaaactactactttctgattttttggccccatccgacTATTTAtaccgtcaattctaacagaaattggcaaaaaacctaaaaatatccctcccttaaccgtgagaatttcaaagtgtatgaggggtattttcgaaattctgtttagaattgacggcataaatgggcggatgtaatgtccaagacttTTTGTagcaattaaaatatgaaatttgtgtaaataattgattaaatctAATTAGGTGtattaaaaatgcaagagaatatttttaaagtccaaatgaatagaaaataatagaaaatagataaaatagttagaaaagaaatacaaataataaaatagtagaTGAGATAGAATgaataataaaagagaaatgaaataatagaaatagaaaataagaaaagaaaagaaagaaattgaaaatagaaaataaaaaggaaataaaaataattatatatatatatatatatatatatataaaaaataaaaggaaggtGGGGCGCAGACCTGCGCCCCACATtcaaagaaaaaggtgaagGGCATTTGCCCTTCACACAATATGGTCATGTGGccatttaaaattgtaaaggCCAAATGGCCATTTGGCAAAAGAAGGCCTGATGGccattaaagaaagaaaaaaataaataaaatagaataaaataaaagcaaacttA
Coding sequences:
- the LOC133876938 gene encoding protein FAR-RED IMPAIRED RESPONSE 1-like yields the protein MPATVPSPPSTTVPSPAPSFCPPPFRARPGRSAATVLSPPSTTVPSPAPSFCPPPFRARSFFRTSQPPSFFRFRRGPPPSTSIQSCSMADLQPKVPSPNYLGLALMNATFYGNEIVANDQLNDVVDNCRSKAKLIDGDKVIEEPKSGMLFGSIEEVVDYYRNYGKQAGFGVTQKKKKKYENGDVHYISLTCARGGKASSSSSNNLCKASKTSKTGCQATLNATLVDTSWYVTNVNLGHNHDLSPGKARYFRCNKKLDPTTKRKLDIDDRAGIRTNKIYNALAVEAGGYENLTFGERECRNYIANSRRLRLGTGGAAALRDYFNRMRKVNDDFYFDIDVDDECRLRNAFWADARRAALISSEDTESFVWLFEAWLKCMKGRAPRAIITDQDRAMKNAIKKVFPNARHRFCLWHIPKKLPEKFGSHSQYYAIKSAIRNCVYNSHTCDEFDACWQSMLECYNLEENAWLRGLYSERTFWVPTYLNDVFWAGMTTTQRSESMNVFFYGYVQSSTSLKEFVDQYDNALRRKVEVENVADFDSFNTTISCVSHWPFEKQFQKIYTHAKFREVQKEISSIMYCGSSLLKSECGIRTYQVIEQVEINESYRKKIVFNVCYNGPICEVNCSCRLFESRGILCKHAISVLTAFEDVDLLPEKYFLNRWRKDLKRPYKLIKSSYDPLSGNPTADRYAELSNNVLKLAAIAAPNVDHCMELQKYVDMLIKKFSGPSCEQSQPSQSLPSAKDLPSAPMIDNGAMDCMEVEVCSPLVARTKGARPSIRKVSVVEKVVGKKSSKGGNKKQSNTNPEQRRKRKKGITKQAYLRALRDGA